The genomic region GAAGAGTAGTTTACATCGGCAAAAATAAGATGACAATAAAAAAGGATCAAATTTTTGTGTGATTATTTTTCTGCATTTTGAAACCATCTATCGGAACCTAGACAACGCAAATTTGGTTGCACGGCTATTTCATTTGTTAACGACAACATAATTTGCTTGTCACTGTAATGAAAACAATGTCTAACAGCTTTCTCCGGAGAACAAATTTGCTATGATAGTGAACAAATTCATGATAGATATCTAACAGCTTTCTCCAGTGAACAAATTTGCTATGATACTGAACAAATTCATGATAGATATCTACACCCACACGTTCGTGAAGGATTTCCACTCAACCATATATAAAGGTCTATCCCAATTTTCAATTGCTTTATCATGTGCAGCTGAAAGTTACCGACTCAAATACAACAAGTTTGTTTCTTTGTGACTATTAGAGTCACGAACTTGTTCGCTGCTGCGTCACCCTTCCTATCAATCTCATTGATTCCATTCAGTGATGGTTGGAAAAAATTTAACTATGTATTGGCACCAAATAAAGAATTTTACTAGGGAAATAAAATTTCAGCCACACCTGGGTTGGTGGACCCCACCCCAGTGGACATGTATCCGTCCCTGCAGATTCATGGTTCTTAGTAGCTATTTCAGCACGTGTTTCTATCATTTTCATGCCATCAACACCTCACAAATTAGGAACAGAGAACAGCTCATTAATCATAATACAAATTCATGGACATCTCTATTACACAGAGAAGTGTTACAGTACTAGTAGACCTCATAGGTTCACAACCACATGTCCTCCCCTAATAACTAGCTACTGCACAAGTGATCATTGAATTTACACCGAAATATTACAACCCCAAGTCACCAATAGGCATGCCCACTAGAGTCCTCTGAGTATAATAAGAAAAATGTGACCCCATCAACATGCTTATCCCAGTGTTATGGTGCTGCCTAATGCAAGCCAAATTGCTCATGCCTGTTTCTTCTCAACAGCCATGTCACTGCATCTATGTCCACCCATGCCTTCTGCTGGACGAGGGCCTTCCCGCAGCATTCTATTCACGGCGTCAAAACCAGCACAGTCCATCAACAATCCATGCAACTTAATATAAAAACATAATAGGGGAAAATTACTCAACTTAACACAAACCACAAGTTTTTCCACATCTACCTGTGAAAGCCAATGCTCGAACAGTTCGTCGTTTGTGTGCCTTGTCGGATTAGACATACTTGGGCTGGCAGCGGTTCCATGAGACTCTCCTTTTTTGACCGAGCAACCTTGCGAAGCAAAGAACTGTTCAATGTGTTGCCCGCCGAGAAAGATGTTTGTCCCCCCACCCCCAACACCCATTAGGGGGTTGCAAGCCGTACGACTACAGCCATGATTGGACGTCATTTCTGCACCCTCAGCACGGGTTGGAGCGGTGCGGCCGTTGTCGCCGGTGTCGGAATTAATCGCCTCCCACACCTGCATACAACAGTCATATAACTCACCAAAATGCAGCTATAACCCATTTCTCATGCATGCAATGCATCACTGGAATTGAACTATCATGAAACATCTATTACGAACCAAATACATCGCGCTAATGCATGACCAACAGCCTCATCAACCTACTTAACCATTTTTTTTATAATGCAAATAATTCTATTAAGTTTTGGTCTATCGTATGGTGTCATCGTTAACAGTTTCCTAGCTTAGGTGGCTCAGAATAGGGTATAACTCGCACACTAACATCGAATTTCCCTGAAAACTTTACCTTCGCAGTTGCGGACGGGAAACTACGGACATCAGAGGAGCACTCCACGCAACCTGGGACCTTTCCACCCTCAGTGCCGGCCCCGCGATGCTCGCGACGCCAGCTGCATGTCCTTTTTGTATGACCAGGAACCCCACAGCTTGTACAACGTCGTCGCTTCGTTGGAACCTCAGATTGTGTGCCCGGTTCCGGTTCCGGTTCCTTGCCCTTTCTCGGAGCCCCCTTTGTTTTTGCAACCAGTGGGTCATTGAGTGCCGACAGCGACGACAGCCCAAGTTGGCTTCCGACCCGATCGTACGCTCTTCGTTGAAGTTCCTCCGCGAGGTTGGCAATGCCATCCCTAGCCACCACAAACTCCTCGGCATCTTCAGAGCCAAGTTTAGCAACCAAACTCATCAGCCCGGTAAGGGCACCATATCGAAGCAAGCGTCCTTGATGGCTATCTGTAACTTGGGATGGTTTCGACCGCCAGTCCTTTGCATCCTTGCACCACCTGCTCAAAATAAGGCTCTCCGGGATTTGTTCCAAACCCTCGTACTTCATCACACAGAAGATGTGACTACATGGAATTCCCTCACTGTTCCACATTGAACACTCACACTCAATCTTTTCCTCGTTCGGATCATACAACACCTTGTGTGTTTTCTTAGGTTTTCCCATCTTCAAAAATTGGTATACACTAGTGGTGCAAATGCTATCCTTGCCCCGAAACAGTAACGTAGCAACGCCCTTGATCTGTTTCTTTACTTCTCTGAAAACTGCTCGTGTATACACCTTTGAGGCAAACAGCTCGATCGAATCAAGGCCGGTCGTTAGCACCGGAGTATAACACGTGGAATAGAATTGGGCTGTTACTTCATTATTACGATAATCTTTTACAACCTGATCTAAACTGTGTACGAGCTCCAAAATGCTATCAGTCGATTTAAGAAATCCCTTAATAAAAGCATTTATGCCTTCACATCTTGAAGTAGTCCTGTATCTCGCACAGAAGGTGCCCCTTAGGTAGGCCGTTGCCCAGCTTTCTCTGGTTTCATATGTGCTTTGAACCCAAATATTATCAAGTAGGCCGAGCGACTCAACCGATGTCTTCCAATACTCCTCAAAGTCGTCGATTTCAAAATTTGCATACAAAGCTTTCTTAAAAACCTTGCGGAATTCTGTGTCCTTAACCCTTTGAACGCAGTTCTTCTCCAGGTGCCACCCGCACAGCCTATGCGTCGCGCTTGGCATCACCTCCGCAATTGCAGTACGCATCGCCTTGTCCCCATCCGTCACCACTACACAGTGCTTCTTCTGTCCCATAACATCCAACAGGTTCAACAACACCCACCGGTAAGTTCGAACCTCTTCATCCTCCAGTAGCGCGAACCCGAATATGCATGTCTGTCTGTGGTGGTTTGAACCAGAGAAAACCACCAGCGGCTTCCTGTACTTGTTAGAACGATACGTGGAATCAAATGCCAGGACATCACCAAAGACCTGATAATCCGACATCATCTCACCATCCACCCAAAATAGGCTACCCAAACGATTCTCTTCAGTCCGTGTGTAGCGTGCGACCGTCATCATGTCTGCATTCGCCTTCCCTTCCAAGTAACTGATAGTTGCTGCTGCATCACCATCACATATTCGCGCAACCCTTTGCCGATGAACATAATTATACAAATTCCTCTTCGTAAATCGAAGCATGCCATATCCACCAGACTGCCCAGCCATGTAAGCCATTATTTTTGATGTTGCAATCCCAAACTGTTTGAAACTATCCACTTGTGCCTTATCGCCGTCACTCATCTTCCGGTGACTGGGGAGGAGATGTGTGAACATCGCCGGGGCAAGCTCGTGGTTGTGCTCGTCCATGATGGTTCTCACCTTCCAAACGCTGTGTTGCACATCGTAGTAAATCTTTAACTTTGCCTTACAATCCGTCCGGCTCTCGAGCCTCTCCTCCCTTACTCGCTCAGGACGGTCGTAGTGCTTGGGATGTCTTGTCCCTTGTCGATGGCAAAAAAAGTCTCTTCTGACCAAAACCCCATTAACCCGAGCTACATCTCCCTTCCGAACTCCAAAACCCCTGACTCTGGCAAACTCCTTGTACGCAGCGTAAGCATCCTCCTCGGTTGCAAACTCTCTGCCCAGGAAGTCATCCGCGAAGACTTGCCGGCTTGGCATGCCGCCTGCCTCCTCACTTGCACTGCCAGACCCCCTACAATTGACCCCATCACCAACACCTTTTTCCCTCGCTTTGGGACCACATTGGGCCTCAAAACCCTCCTCTTCATCGTATTCTTCGTCAGTACCATGATAATGTCCAGAACAATCATCTGAACTGTCCCCATCCGAGTCTTGACCCTCACTGTCGAAGATACGGTTGAACTCCATCGGCCAACGTTGTGCAACGTTCTACCCTGAATccatacaaataaaataaatgcaAGTCATGATCGCAGCAGATATACACTAAAAACTAGAACCACAAATATACAACGAAGGAAATATTCACTTCCATAAATAAGGTATACAACCACTGCATTGAATCTATTTTAACATACAATTCAACAAGGACTATTTCAAATTGACGAAAAGCAACTCATTATAATACAATACAACGTTAATAACTGGTGAATCCAACCACACCTtcacagcaaaagaaaaaaaatttaagcgCATAACTAACCAATCGACAAATTAGCTACCATCAACTCTCTTTCTTAACAGTAAAATTAATTCAGCTGTTTCTGGGTTCAGTGCAAAACATGGTTCATAGAGGTGTTACCACCCTCACCATAGCTCATCAATTGTAACTATTCTTAACTAATAACATCAACAAAAATACTAACAAGCTACAGCCTTGGTTCGGGACAAAGCGGTTCTCGTCACACCTATTAACGACGGGGTGGAGCACCCTCTCCACCTCATTACCACAGGAATTAACATACTTTAACCAATAACATGTATTATAATATACAACCTGTTGAACATCTTACTATACCTCCTATACAAGCTTCATTGTGAATCCCATACATGGCATGAAACAAAAAATCTAACCTTCCTTATCCTGCCTACCATCCAATCAATTCCCAGAGTAATAAATAACGTCTTTGATTGAACTAAATTAAATGAAAACTACACAGCAGTAGAAAAATACAATGTAAGGTGAAGAATTGGAAATTCAATTCAATATTGGTAAGCAGGGACATTTGTATATCTTTTGAGGCAGCTAGCTGTTTCCTTTATTTACCTCACATGTGACAATTTCATACATACACCTCTATGTAATAATGGATGAGGAAGTTAAGAGAGTAACTAAATGGATAACAATCTAGTCAAATTGATGGAATGGAAAATCACTTCTTTATATAATCATATCATTGTAGAAATGTAAAAGCATCAGTATTCAGTATGAGCTATATGGTGAATTTTAATTGGGATGGTAACCTTAAAAGTGAAAAATGTTAGTAGGAACAATATTTTCTATTAATATTAGTCTAACCATTTTCAAAACCAAGAATCATCATCCATAACACCAAACTAAGTACTCTATAGTTGTTTAGCTTCTAATTACAGCACTTGTTCGTTGTTTTCTTTGCCTCCTGCAACATATATTTTTCCAACAAAATTAATTACTCTTACAATtggattaaaaaattatttacccCAGCATCAAAATATCACTTCTCTTAACTAATTTTCTATCTACTGTATTTTCTCACTTATACACTAACACAACAAAGAACATGACACCATTCACGATCTGGTTAATCCTATACCATTGCCCATTATTAAAGGGTAATTATGAAGGATGAATGAGGATAGGGACCACGCAGCTCCTTACTTACCAGGATGACGACTCGCTGTTCCTCAACTCCACACCTACCACGATGAAACTAGGGCCTCGCGCAGTGGGCCAGCACCTTCACCGCCTCGGACCAATTTGACCACGAGCGGATCCCGCGCGCCACCGACACGAGcggcagcaacaacaacagcgaCGTCGGTCCTCCTCACTGCACTTAGGGCTTCCTTCAATGTTATCAGATGGTTGAAGCCAAGACCCAAAGGCTGGGTTCCAACCTTTTTTGGTTTTTTGGCCCCAAACAAGGCCCATGTCGCCAGCCTCCCTCCAACGGAACGCGAGACGATCAAAACCCCGTTCAACTACACCCCCACCAAGCCGGCTCCATCCCACCTTCCATGAGCTCACGCCCCCTCCACTGAGCCAGCTACATGCTGCAAGAAAGGAACAACACGTGTCAACATCTAAAACTAAGTCAAAACAAATCTGTATATCTATATCAACTTTGATCTGTACACTAACACGACccatatatattatatgtatttattaaaaaataatattaataactattatataatcataaaaaataattatattgtaattaataaaaatatttgattttctatttaatttatattaataattatgaataataaaaaatataattaatttaaatataagtgagtataaaattaaaataatatctaaaaaattattgtatgtttttactatataattaataattaacatTTAAAATACCAGAGAATAATATAGTTTAGTCGCAAGAATAAATACTTGTTTCTCTAAGAGTTCTTTGCTTGTATTTATTCTTCCTAAAATATTATAGTCATTTATAAATCTATTTCATTCTTCTTAAATTTTATGTAGTTCCTTCGTACATAAATTCATTTTTCTTAAACTTTATGTAGTTCCTTTCTTCCTGACAAGTATACAaagaacaaataaattttatgaaataaaataaattaatataaataaaataataatattttaacttAATATAATTGGACATAAGGAGCATAAGTATTATCATATCAACGAGAGTATGGAGGCGGCACAAAAAAATGAATAAAGAGAAATAGGTTTAGATAGAAAAAATACGTTCTTTTTATTGTTGGCTGTGATGAGAATCGAAAAAGACACTCCATAATTACATGTGTGACCGTGTTTTTAAAGTTTTCAAAtaaaaatgatgaaaaaagagaatcAGCATTCCCTTATTTCACCGTATTCTAGAAATATTTTCATAGAAACAGTTTTTATTAAAATCAAACTAATATGTTTTTATCTCTAGTTTTCATTttgagttaaaaaaaatgaaaacactCAAACCAAACACCACCTAATTAATTAAAATCATGGAGAAAGATACATTATAGCACAGAAATATTTAAACATTAGCTCGTAAAATTTTGCGCATAACATAGAAATCCGTAAACATAGCATTGAAATATTGGAATATAACACAACTCAAACAAGGGAAACTAACATCATAATTACTGAGAGTCATGAAGAAAGGTATAAAAATCTATGAAGGTAtagcacaaaaatatttttttgagaaGAAGGAACCAGTACGCCCTAATTTACTTGATTTGAACTATAATGATCCATTATCCGAAGACTTACTTATTTCACGAAAACTCAAATCCAATTCACAAACACAGTATTGTAGATTAAAAAATTCTGATACAAGATGTAGTAAGTAGAATAATCTGAACAGAATGTAACGAACAGAATACAACGAAAAATTCAAAGGAGAAAGAAGAACAAGCCGTTTATGACGAAACGAAGAAAAAACCGTTTATAAAAAATTGAGAGAGAGAGGGACATGTGTGGACTTTTGTTTTCAGTGTTTGGATaagtattataaaaaataaaaatgatcttAATTTGATattagtttaaaattttaaataaaaacatttAAGAACTTTACAAAATTATAACAATATTGTGGACATATTTATCTTATTATTAGAGATAGCCTTGTAGTAactatcattttttttattggtCAAAAATGTCTTTTTAtactagataaataaataattcatatattaagtaaaatatttttattttttagacttAGAACAGTTATAATGTTCCAAATAATTATTGAAACATTTTAGAATGGTCCTATTTGATTAGATCAAGAGAGAAAGGAATTTCAAGGCTTTTTTACCTAAATGCGCATCTAAAAAACATTAATTCCCAAAATGCGCATGGCTGGAAATCTTTCTGTAAATGCGCATTGTCAGTTTGTGGCCTCTGCCCGTGAAATGAAAATGAACTCCATTTCAAT from Arachis ipaensis cultivar K30076 chromosome B02, Araip1.1, whole genome shotgun sequence harbors:
- the LOC107626086 gene encoding protein FAR1-RELATED SEQUENCE 5-like, with the translated sequence MEFNRIFDSEGQDSDGDSSDDCSGHYHGTDEEYDEEEGFEAQCGPKAREKGVGDGVNCRGSGSASEEAGGMPSRQVFADDFLGREFATEEDAYAAYKEFARVRGFGVRKGDVARVNGVLVRRDFFCHRQGTRHPKHYDRPERVREERLESRTDCKAKLKIYYDVQHSVWKVRTIMDEHNHELAPAMFTHLLPSHRKMSDGDKAQVDSFKQFGIATSKIMAYMAGQSGGYGMLRFTKRNLYNYVHRQRVARICDGDAAATISYLEGKANADMMTVARYTRTEENRLGSLFWVDGEMMSDYQVFGDVLAFDSTYRSNKYRKPLVVFSGSNHHRQTCIFGFALLEDEEVRTYRWVLLNLLDVMGQKKHCVVVTDGDKAMRTAIAEVMPSATHRLCGWHLEKNCVQRVKDTEFRKVFKKALYANFEIDDFEEYWKTSVESLGLLDNIWVQSTYETRESWATAYLRGTFCARYRTTSRCEGINAFIKGFLKSTDSILELVHSLDQVVKDYRNNEVTAQFYSTCYTPVLTTGLDSIELFASKVYTRAVFREVKKQIKGVATLLFRGKDSICTTSVYQFLKMGKPKKTHKVLYDPNEEKIECECSMWNSEGIPCSHIFCVMKYEGLEQIPESLILSRWCKDAKDWRSKPSQVTDSHQGRLLRYGALTGLMSLVAKLGSEDAEEFVVARDGIANLAEELQRRAYDRVGSQLGLSSLSALNDPLVAKTKGAPRKGKEPEPEPGTQSEVPTKRRRCTSCGVPGHTKRTCSWRREHRGAGTEGGKVPGCVECSSDVRSFPSATAKVWEAINSDTGDNGRTAPTRAEGAEMTSNHGCSRTACNPLMGVGGGGTNIFLGGQHIEQFFASQGCSVKKGESHGTAASPSMSNPTRHTNDELFEHWLSQNAAGRPSSSRRHGWT